The following are encoded in a window of uncultured Sphaerochaeta sp. genomic DNA:
- a CDS encoding BMP family ABC transporter substrate-binding protein, translating to MKKVTILLLVLVMGTMVFAQGGKEAPAQADGRPTIRLLTDATGIDDKSFNAAAWRGIVEYYGDTVENATGRGTLYDVVTAQTQDMYIPNLRQAADEGYDLIMVTGFTWADALGEVAPQYPDQKFTIVDVDWVGQPNVMEFIYSEEQGSYLVGMVAALQAKEDGIANPKFGFIGGVPGATITKFEMGYVQGILSVFPDAEIYDYYANDWGKPELAKAQAKNWYDMGVYCIFSAAGGTGNGTIAQAKEYRMQGKNVWAIGVDSDQYADGLYSGDKSAVLTSMLKRVENSSLMVLEAVADGSFKGGVVQMGMADDGVGYSTANPELSKSVVEKVDAAKADIINGKIKIYKTYKDAMANGAAPSGLSALDD from the coding sequence ATGAAGAAAGTAACTATTTTGCTGCTGGTTCTGGTGATGGGCACCATGGTGTTCGCACAGGGCGGTAAAGAAGCTCCCGCACAGGCTGATGGCAGACCAACCATCCGTTTGCTCACTGATGCAACCGGTATTGATGACAAGTCCTTCAACGCTGCAGCGTGGAGAGGAATCGTAGAGTACTACGGTGATACCGTAGAGAATGCAACCGGTCGCGGTACACTGTATGATGTTGTGACTGCACAGACCCAGGATATGTATATCCCGAATCTCCGTCAGGCTGCTGACGAGGGGTATGACTTGATCATGGTCACCGGTTTCACTTGGGCTGATGCTCTTGGCGAAGTTGCACCACAGTATCCTGACCAGAAATTTACCATCGTTGACGTTGACTGGGTTGGACAGCCAAACGTTATGGAGTTCATCTACTCTGAGGAGCAGGGTTCCTACCTCGTTGGTATGGTTGCTGCACTTCAGGCCAAGGAAGATGGAATTGCAAATCCAAAGTTTGGATTTATCGGTGGAGTTCCCGGTGCTACCATCACCAAGTTTGAGATGGGCTATGTGCAGGGTATCCTCTCTGTCTTCCCTGATGCAGAAATCTACGACTACTATGCCAATGACTGGGGCAAGCCAGAGCTTGCTAAAGCACAGGCAAAGAACTGGTATGATATGGGTGTCTACTGCATCTTCAGTGCAGCTGGTGGAACCGGAAACGGAACCATTGCACAGGCAAAAGAGTACCGCATGCAGGGTAAGAATGTCTGGGCAATCGGCGTAGACAGTGACCAGTATGCTGACGGTCTGTACAGCGGTGATAAGAGTGCAGTACTCACCAGTATGCTTAAGCGTGTTGAGAACTCTTCCCTGATGGTCCTCGAGGCTGTGGCTGACGGTTCCTTCAAGGGTGGCGTGGTCCAGATGGGCATGGCTGACGATGGTGTCGGTTACTCAACTGCAAACCCTGAACTCAGCAAGAGTGTTGTCGAGAAGGTCGATGCAGCTAAGGCTGACATCATCAATGGGAAAATCAAGATTTACAAGACCTACAAGGATGCTATGGCCAATGGTGCAGCTCCAAGTGGGCTTTCCGCACTTGACGACTAA
- a CDS encoding Cof-type HAD-IIB family hydrolase: protein MYTVVALDLDGTLTNEKKEITPRTRDAIKRAREQGCHIVLASGRPLLGIEHVASSLDLMGSEGTILAYNGGQLFDTRTSQVLWERTVDLETIHTCFSYACEHHLAALSYDEEGVITEMADDVHVAKEAYNNAIPVRKVSNLIEEVQHPMPKVMIVGEPLLLQKAREDLLPLVGDVADLGFSEPCFMEITAKGVQKASSLQVLLSLLGKDESSLMVIGDGLNDLPMFGIAALAVAMDNASDEVKSHAHVITDSNEHDGVALAFERYILTK, encoded by the coding sequence ATGTACACGGTAGTAGCTCTAGACTTGGATGGTACGCTCACCAACGAGAAGAAGGAAATAACCCCACGCACAAGGGATGCGATCAAAAGAGCCAGGGAACAGGGTTGCCATATCGTCCTAGCCAGTGGCAGACCCCTCTTGGGCATCGAGCATGTCGCTTCCTCCCTTGACCTCATGGGCAGTGAAGGCACCATTCTTGCCTATAATGGTGGGCAACTTTTCGATACACGAACAAGTCAGGTCCTATGGGAACGTACCGTGGACCTTGAGACCATTCATACATGTTTCTCATACGCCTGTGAACATCACCTTGCTGCTCTCTCCTACGATGAGGAAGGTGTTATTACCGAAATGGCTGATGATGTGCATGTTGCCAAGGAAGCCTATAACAACGCCATTCCTGTTAGGAAAGTCTCCAATCTCATCGAGGAAGTGCAACACCCGATGCCAAAGGTTATGATCGTAGGTGAACCGCTTCTCTTGCAGAAGGCAAGGGAAGATCTGTTGCCCTTGGTTGGCGATGTTGCTGATTTGGGCTTCAGTGAGCCATGTTTCATGGAAATTACCGCCAAAGGTGTGCAAAAAGCGAGCAGCCTCCAGGTATTGCTTTCCCTACTCGGAAAGGATGAAAGCTCCTTGATGGTAATCGGTGACGGCCTGAATGATCTTCCGATGTTTGGCATTGCTGCACTTGCAGTGGCTATGGACAATGCATCGGATGAAGTGAAATCGCATGCCCATGTGATTACGGATTCCAATGAACATGATGGGGTTGCCTTGGCTTTTGAACGATATATATTGACAAAATAG
- a CDS encoding SurA N-terminal domain-containing protein, whose translation MSSNDNTNGKKPEENGKVLAFGKEKKSAVEKKGKNEAALKPKRKITIGWVFGMIVLILIAISFVLAPAIQAFVGQGTSNGIVFGKYGKEEIKYAYGNYFYDQVQNYANQYSGSDANQTQALYQIWKNAYDSTVLFTAVNQLASKAGIIAADDVVKRAIIESGAYDKDGKFDVKTYQDASAERKASVEKSIRRGLPYQIVIDDVGTVLSSSSEVDYIAEMAGNGRTFRYLSLNPALYPDELASQYALQNKQLFYSMDMSIISMDSQENAQAVYDSIVGGETSFEEAATQNSLDSYAAEEGKVGRLYYYGLVSNFKNAEEAVSLLSAKSGDVLGPFEANGAWAIYKLNSTPEEADYASEELLASVKAYLATSDSDIIDTYLADLAADLQAEAASKGLEEVALEQDLSLVDVSATPYNLGESQYMSNFSYTDNAGLLANAASNEDVAKQLYTAEENTLLDPIKSGTSYLLVETGEDVQDDTMGSYITMFYDYYSGTQNQQDFSQALYSSDAFEDNFLTTFLNVVLGQSE comes from the coding sequence ATGTCTTCAAACGACAACACAAATGGAAAGAAACCCGAAGAGAACGGGAAAGTACTCGCCTTCGGGAAAGAAAAGAAGAGCGCAGTAGAGAAAAAAGGTAAGAATGAAGCCGCACTCAAGCCTAAGCGCAAAATAACCATCGGATGGGTGTTTGGAATGATCGTACTGATCCTGATCGCCATCTCCTTTGTGTTGGCCCCTGCTATTCAGGCCTTTGTCGGCCAAGGCACCAGCAATGGAATTGTATTTGGTAAATATGGTAAGGAAGAGATCAAGTATGCTTATGGCAACTACTTCTATGACCAGGTCCAGAACTATGCCAACCAGTACAGCGGATCTGATGCAAACCAAACCCAAGCCCTTTACCAGATATGGAAGAACGCTTACGACAGCACAGTCCTGTTCACAGCGGTCAACCAGCTTGCATCCAAAGCCGGTATCATTGCAGCTGATGATGTGGTGAAGCGTGCAATTATTGAAAGTGGCGCTTATGACAAGGATGGGAAATTTGATGTAAAGACCTATCAGGATGCTTCGGCTGAACGAAAGGCTTCCGTAGAGAAATCAATCCGTCGAGGCCTCCCCTACCAGATTGTGATTGACGATGTAGGTACAGTGCTCTCCTCCTCATCTGAGGTTGATTACATCGCTGAAATGGCAGGTAATGGAAGAACGTTCCGCTATCTCAGCCTCAATCCCGCACTCTACCCTGATGAACTCGCTTCACAGTATGCACTACAGAACAAGCAGCTCTTTTACAGCATGGATATGAGCATCATCAGCATGGACAGCCAGGAAAATGCCCAGGCAGTGTATGACTCCATCGTCGGAGGAGAGACCTCTTTTGAAGAGGCTGCAACCCAGAACAGTCTTGACTCCTATGCAGCTGAAGAGGGAAAGGTTGGCCGTCTTTACTACTACGGTTTGGTTTCCAACTTCAAGAATGCTGAGGAAGCAGTCTCCTTGCTCTCCGCAAAGAGCGGTGATGTTCTTGGCCCCTTTGAGGCAAATGGTGCATGGGCAATCTACAAGCTGAACAGCACACCAGAGGAAGCTGACTACGCAAGCGAAGAACTCCTTGCTTCCGTCAAGGCATACCTCGCTACCAGCGATAGCGACATCATCGACACCTATCTAGCAGACCTTGCAGCAGATTTGCAGGCAGAGGCTGCAAGCAAAGGACTTGAAGAAGTAGCACTTGAGCAGGACCTCTCTTTGGTTGATGTGAGTGCAACTCCCTACAACTTGGGAGAGAGTCAGTACATGAGCAACTTCTCCTATACCGATAATGCTGGGTTGCTCGCCAATGCTGCCAGCAATGAAGATGTTGCCAAGCAACTCTACACTGCAGAAGAGAACACTCTGCTTGATCCAATCAAGTCAGGCACTTCCTACCTCCTTGTTGAGACTGGTGAAGATGTCCAGGACGATACCATGGGCAGCTATATCACCATGTTCTATGACTACTACAGTGGAACCCAGAACCAGCAGGACTTCAGTCAAGCACTCTACTCCTCTGATGCATTTGAGGACAACTTCCTGACCACCTTCCTCAACGTAGTACTGGGACAGAGCGAATAA
- a CDS encoding metallophosphoesterase, with the protein MKRSSRLILRIFSLLFVALLLIIGIASYIIIDRLSNTKVFEDVSRHTESVVSPLEPFDLQKAVHEGNAFTLEYPESGEFTILWGTDFHLRRGPFSGRDKLYALMERAFEETDPDLTVISGDLLFSFNAKEMLNEFATFMEDHGRLWAYSFGNHDGEHAYDRPALASVLDDYPHALFSTGEDWVRGYSNYPLVLTQDGVMKNALMLLDSHHSRIYADNVIAPDYIYPSQIAWYRWVEDGLGDIPLYAFTHIPLPEFSLLWESGTAEGIKLDKIVNVPLENSGLFAAMQERGNTVGIFSGHDHLNDFYGVWESIDLHYGRSASYGSYGSKDHAKGLKTITLYADDTPYMVQTYTVDQWGL; encoded by the coding sequence ATGAAACGATCGTCACGCTTGATCCTTAGAATATTTTCACTGCTCTTCGTAGCGCTACTCCTTATTATAGGGATCGCGTCGTACATAATCATCGATCGCTTATCCAATACAAAAGTCTTTGAAGATGTCAGCAGGCACACAGAGAGTGTTGTCAGTCCCCTAGAGCCCTTTGACCTACAGAAAGCGGTTCATGAGGGAAACGCCTTTACCTTGGAGTATCCAGAAAGCGGGGAGTTCACGATCCTCTGGGGAACCGATTTCCATCTCAGGAGGGGACCATTTTCAGGCAGGGATAAGCTCTATGCATTGATGGAAAGGGCCTTTGAAGAAACAGACCCTGACCTGACCGTCATATCTGGCGACCTACTATTTTCCTTCAATGCAAAGGAGATGCTCAACGAGTTCGCAACCTTTATGGAGGACCATGGCCGGCTATGGGCGTACTCTTTCGGCAATCATGATGGAGAACACGCCTATGACCGACCTGCACTTGCCAGTGTATTGGACGACTACCCCCATGCACTCTTCTCCACGGGAGAGGATTGGGTACGTGGATATAGCAACTACCCGCTTGTACTGACACAGGATGGTGTGATGAAAAATGCACTTATGCTGCTTGATTCTCATCACAGCAGAATCTATGCAGATAATGTCATCGCCCCTGATTATATCTATCCTTCCCAGATAGCGTGGTACCGGTGGGTGGAAGATGGACTGGGGGATATCCCCTTGTATGCCTTTACTCATATTCCATTACCCGAATTTTCATTGCTTTGGGAGAGCGGAACAGCAGAGGGGATAAAACTTGACAAGATTGTCAATGTACCGCTGGAGAACAGTGGCCTTTTTGCCGCCATGCAGGAGCGAGGAAACACGGTGGGAATTTTTAGTGGCCATGATCATTTAAATGATTTTTATGGAGTTTGGGAATCCATAGACTTACACTATGGAAGAAGCGCAAGCTATGGGTCCTATGGATCGAAAGACCACGCAAAAGGGCTGAAAACCATCACACTCTATGCTGATGATACTCCCTATATGGTCCAGACCTATACCGTGGACCAGTGGGGGCTATAG
- a CDS encoding DUF2804 domain-containing protein — protein sequence MDHEVTQKQDLLTKKGRIKEEGWARHPLWRYDRSFIKGGRLRIKEWDYYAVINTEKRYAVTATISDLGYAALFAISYIDFERKAVSQTDAIRFFPLGKIGLSASSTEDNQVSWSNTKLRLAFIKKGTQRHLMVACPSLVLPDGSVGLDFDIVLTQEPESESLNIATSWSEQRKAFYLNEKVNCLPAKGNIRRGMEHEELLSGEAWGVLDWGRGRWTYTNTWYWASASTLVENVPFGLNLGYGFSDRSTASENAIFYNGKIHKLGTVEFVFSREELSKAWRIKDDQGRLNMVFTPVVDRSSKTNFIVIQSQQHQLFGYFSGTCILDDGSEIAIKEVPGFAEEVYNRW from the coding sequence ATGGATCACGAGGTAACGCAGAAGCAGGACCTACTGACCAAAAAGGGACGTATCAAGGAAGAAGGCTGGGCTCGCCATCCGCTATGGCGCTACGATCGATCATTCATAAAGGGTGGTCGTCTCAGAATCAAGGAGTGGGATTACTACGCAGTTATCAATACAGAGAAACGCTATGCAGTAACAGCCACGATCAGTGACCTGGGGTATGCAGCACTCTTTGCTATCAGTTATATCGATTTTGAACGAAAAGCTGTAAGTCAGACTGATGCAATCCGCTTTTTCCCTCTTGGAAAGATTGGCCTGAGTGCTTCCAGTACCGAGGACAACCAAGTTTCCTGGTCAAACACCAAACTTCGACTTGCCTTTATCAAGAAGGGAACACAACGGCACTTGATGGTTGCATGCCCTTCCCTTGTACTCCCTGACGGAAGTGTGGGTCTCGACTTTGACATAGTCCTCACCCAAGAACCGGAATCAGAAAGCTTGAACATTGCAACCAGCTGGAGTGAACAGCGTAAGGCGTTCTATCTCAACGAGAAGGTAAACTGTCTCCCTGCAAAAGGGAATATTCGAAGGGGAATGGAACATGAGGAACTCCTCAGCGGGGAGGCATGGGGAGTCCTTGATTGGGGACGTGGGCGATGGACCTATACAAACACCTGGTACTGGGCGAGTGCCTCTACTTTAGTGGAAAATGTCCCCTTCGGCTTGAACCTTGGCTATGGGTTTTCTGACAGAAGCACAGCGAGTGAGAATGCCATCTTCTATAATGGCAAGATACATAAGCTCGGAACGGTGGAATTTGTATTCTCAAGGGAAGAACTCAGCAAGGCCTGGAGAATCAAGGACGATCAAGGTAGACTAAATATGGTATTCACTCCGGTGGTTGACCGCTCCAGCAAAACCAATTTTATCGTGATACAATCCCAGCAACACCAGCTGTTTGGGTATTTTAGCGGGACCTGTATTCTTGATGATGGCTCTGAGATTGCAATCAAGGAGGTCCCTGGGTTTGCAGAAGAGGTCTACAATCGATGGTAG
- a CDS encoding DEAD/DEAH box helicase gives MSELLSFADLGLSAQTIAAVKSKGFEEPTKIQAACIPLLLKDQVDVIGQAQTGTGKTAAFGLPILEIVDPSERQVQALILAPTRELAVQVAEEINSLKGDRHLEIAAVYGGASMDLQLRKLRRGVHVVVGTPGRILDHLRRGSLKLDQLKFVVLDEADEMLDMGFVEDIEEVLKQTPENKRMLCFSATMPAPIQRLAGRFMHEPEMVKIKQETPTSDLTDQIYVEVRESDKFEALTRIIDMEESFYGIVFCRTKVQCDEIGRKLMDRGYDAEPLHGDLSQKQRENILHKMRDRSISIIVATDVAARGIDISDLTHVINFSLPEDPEAYIHRIGRTGRAGKSGIAITFVGPREFRRFSFIQKVSKSEIRRESVPDANDIIETKRTRIISQLSAITTEEGQESPFLTIAEQLLEDKRPEEVVASLLDHFYKDELDVSKYQHISSGRQERGSREQRSEDNGFTRLFIARGRKDGLDKRRLVDYLIEQVGAEDRDIQNVTVRDDFSFVSAPLQVAERILQTFSSVGSEGKPIITRAKPDNPNGKHLAGRRGDRYDDRFSSSDRRSSGRRPRRGNDDYQPYGRDSYGGGDDYYSRPSSFQDDRSSRSHGKYNTSKGKKSSRSKKRYRD, from the coding sequence ATGTCAGAGTTATTAAGCTTTGCGGACCTAGGACTGTCCGCTCAAACCATTGCCGCCGTCAAATCCAAGGGATTTGAAGAACCAACAAAGATCCAAGCAGCGTGTATTCCATTGCTTCTCAAGGATCAGGTTGATGTCATCGGCCAGGCACAAACCGGAACCGGTAAAACCGCCGCTTTCGGTCTCCCCATTCTAGAAATCGTAGACCCTTCTGAAAGGCAAGTGCAGGCACTTATCCTCGCTCCCACGAGAGAGTTGGCTGTTCAGGTTGCCGAAGAGATTAATTCTCTGAAGGGAGATCGTCATTTGGAAATCGCCGCTGTCTATGGAGGAGCCTCCATGGACTTACAGCTCAGAAAGCTACGCCGAGGTGTCCACGTTGTTGTTGGTACCCCCGGTCGTATCCTAGACCACCTCAGAAGAGGTTCCCTCAAACTGGATCAACTGAAGTTCGTTGTTTTGGACGAAGCTGATGAGATGCTTGACATGGGATTTGTCGAGGATATTGAGGAAGTATTGAAGCAGACTCCGGAAAACAAGCGGATGCTCTGTTTCTCTGCTACCATGCCCGCCCCTATCCAGCGTCTTGCCGGGAGGTTCATGCATGAGCCTGAAATGGTAAAGATCAAGCAGGAGACCCCGACCAGTGATCTCACTGATCAGATTTACGTTGAGGTAAGAGAATCGGACAAGTTTGAAGCGTTGACCCGTATCATCGATATGGAAGAGAGCTTTTACGGAATTGTCTTTTGCAGGACCAAGGTTCAATGTGATGAAATCGGCCGCAAGCTGATGGATCGCGGGTATGACGCTGAACCATTGCATGGTGACCTTTCCCAGAAACAGAGAGAAAACATCCTGCATAAAATGCGGGACAGGTCGATCAGTATCATCGTCGCCACTGATGTGGCTGCCCGTGGTATCGACATCTCTGACCTTACCCATGTTATCAACTTTTCTCTTCCTGAAGATCCAGAAGCTTATATCCACCGTATCGGAAGAACAGGTAGAGCAGGAAAGAGTGGTATCGCCATCACTTTTGTAGGTCCCAGGGAGTTCAGAAGATTCAGCTTCATCCAGAAGGTATCAAAATCAGAAATTCGACGTGAGTCAGTACCTGATGCAAATGATATCATTGAGACCAAACGAACAAGGATTATCAGCCAGCTCTCTGCCATTACTACTGAGGAGGGACAGGAAAGCCCCTTCCTCACCATTGCGGAACAGCTTCTGGAAGACAAGCGTCCTGAGGAAGTGGTAGCTTCCTTGCTTGATCACTTCTACAAGGATGAGTTGGATGTATCGAAGTATCAACACATCTCTTCGGGAAGGCAGGAACGTGGTTCAAGAGAACAACGCAGTGAAGATAATGGTTTTACCCGTCTCTTCATTGCTCGTGGCAGGAAAGATGGTCTGGACAAGCGTAGGCTCGTTGACTATCTGATTGAACAAGTTGGAGCTGAGGATCGTGACATCCAGAATGTAACGGTCAGGGATGATTTCTCCTTCGTCAGTGCTCCACTGCAGGTTGCTGAGCGCATCTTGCAGACGTTCAGCTCTGTGGGGTCAGAAGGTAAGCCGATCATCACCAGAGCGAAACCGGATAACCCCAACGGGAAGCACCTCGCTGGAAGAAGAGGCGACCGCTATGACGATCGTTTCAGTTCTTCTGATCGAAGAAGCTCCGGCAGACGGCCTCGTAGAGGCAATGATGATTATCAGCCGTATGGAAGGGATTCCTATGGCGGTGGCGATGATTATTACTCCCGACCTAGTAGTTTCCAGGATGACCGCTCTAGCCGTTCCCATGGAAAATACAATACTTCAAAAGGGAAAAAAAGCTCTCGCTCCAAAAAGAGGTATCGGGACTAA
- a CDS encoding efflux RND transporter permease subunit: MKFDFLSFVGKHSKITLALVLLVTVFFGYHAAHLQLDADYVTLMNESETPSLYQGGEGPYVPPVQGSLVEDTTIPETMQLETDMLGNHLIADISASTPEEEPPYTTTYLVLVESENLFEADTLNIISTIMEHLDATEYLGNKFSVLDFVTLEKKGTRLMSVPFSSQDEWDEADAQILRQRLEKDPIVKNYLVSEDLRGMLFSFDSMALTPEQERELSAMLDPLREKGMAVHINGGAVITNLLIKYLSRDLSILLTLCFIAILIVYYLSFRAKRSVLLPFSMSVIGIIWTFGTMRLLGYSLTIVNIVTPCMVLNLGSSYAIHVIGEYYTDYAKGMNSIESTKKILRTIFFACLTTVIGFLSLLFSKTPALREFGIAVGIGVTYCAILASTYLPAQLSLVVPPKKAQIRTYKKGYLAQLVVVIDNLVKKKYVLFFLLWLVVIAGYGLTKDHISVNTNYMSYLPKKDTFAQSSRHFAQKMGGDTPYIITIEAPESTEQFFLQSENLSQVYAFEQAIRSRLPDVRQILSFASYVSFANEVYSGEEGIPSSRGLLNLINRMIILMSNQNDDNLGAILNPEGNKLTIFLQNYDSVDKDLMTISSSTRIEEGVKRLLPLLPDGTQVTLGGEPHKVIHFSSTLLSDQSKSTYASYILVFLVVLVAFKSLSLAFYALIPILTGVMANYVFMYFFNIPFDMITVSFAAVAVGAGIDDAIHFLIRYKNKLAEGKQSIEIMLSETIKETGRPIILTTLSIVAGMMMFLFASYTPVRYFGSLMSIALLNCMLATLVVMPSVITLTTRIKRRLTH, from the coding sequence ATGAAATTCGATTTTCTTTCCTTTGTTGGCAAGCATAGCAAAATCACCTTGGCTCTCGTTCTCCTGGTGACCGTATTCTTCGGCTATCATGCAGCCCATTTGCAGCTTGATGCTGATTACGTCACCTTGATGAATGAAAGTGAGACACCCTCCTTATATCAAGGAGGAGAAGGTCCCTATGTTCCTCCCGTACAAGGTTCTCTCGTTGAAGATACAACCATCCCTGAAACCATGCAGCTTGAGACTGACATGCTTGGAAATCATCTCATCGCTGATATTTCCGCAAGTACTCCAGAGGAAGAACCACCATATACAACAACCTATCTCGTATTGGTGGAGAGTGAGAATCTGTTCGAGGCGGACACGCTTAACATCATCAGCACCATAATGGAGCATTTGGATGCCACTGAGTACTTGGGTAACAAGTTTTCGGTGCTCGATTTCGTGACACTGGAAAAGAAAGGCACCAGACTCATGAGTGTCCCCTTCTCATCCCAGGATGAGTGGGATGAGGCCGATGCCCAAATACTTAGACAACGATTAGAAAAAGATCCCATCGTAAAGAACTATCTGGTCAGCGAAGATCTGAGAGGAATGCTGTTTTCCTTTGATTCAATGGCACTTACCCCAGAACAGGAGAGGGAGCTGTCGGCTATGCTGGATCCTCTTCGAGAAAAAGGAATGGCAGTACATATCAATGGGGGAGCTGTTATCACCAACCTCTTGATCAAGTACCTCAGCAGGGACCTCAGCATTCTTCTCACGCTCTGCTTCATCGCAATACTCATTGTGTATTACTTGAGTTTTAGGGCAAAGCGAAGTGTATTGCTCCCCTTCTCCATGTCCGTTATCGGTATCATCTGGACCTTTGGCACCATGCGGCTGCTCGGGTATTCACTCACCATCGTCAATATCGTGACTCCTTGCATGGTACTTAACCTTGGTTCATCCTATGCCATTCACGTCATCGGAGAGTATTATACTGACTACGCGAAGGGAATGAATTCCATTGAATCCACCAAGAAAATACTCAGGACCATTTTTTTCGCCTGTCTGACGACGGTTATCGGATTCCTTAGCCTACTATTCTCCAAGACCCCCGCACTTAGGGAGTTTGGAATCGCTGTCGGCATCGGCGTAACCTACTGTGCAATCCTCGCTTCGACCTATCTTCCAGCTCAGCTCAGTTTGGTTGTCCCTCCCAAAAAGGCGCAGATTAGAACGTACAAGAAAGGATATCTTGCACAGCTCGTAGTGGTGATCGACAACCTCGTCAAGAAAAAATATGTACTATTTTTTCTTCTCTGGCTTGTGGTTATTGCCGGATATGGGCTGACAAAAGACCATATCTCTGTAAACACCAATTATATGTCCTACCTACCTAAAAAAGACACATTCGCCCAGAGCTCACGCCATTTTGCCCAGAAGATGGGAGGAGACACTCCCTATATCATCACCATCGAGGCACCGGAGAGTACAGAGCAATTCTTCCTCCAAAGCGAAAACCTATCCCAGGTATATGCTTTTGAACAGGCTATTCGTTCAAGGCTCCCTGATGTTAGGCAGATACTCTCATTTGCAAGCTATGTAAGCTTTGCCAATGAGGTGTACAGTGGAGAAGAGGGTATCCCCTCCTCCAGAGGGTTACTGAACCTCATCAATCGCATGATCATCCTGATGAGCAACCAGAATGATGATAATTTGGGAGCTATACTCAATCCTGAAGGAAACAAACTTACCATCTTCCTGCAGAATTATGACTCTGTGGACAAGGACCTCATGACCATTTCCAGTTCCACCCGTATTGAAGAGGGCGTAAAGCGTTTGCTTCCACTCCTTCCTGATGGCACTCAGGTTACCCTGGGAGGAGAACCACATAAGGTGATTCACTTCTCCTCAACCTTGCTCTCTGATCAGAGCAAGAGCACCTATGCCAGCTACATACTGGTATTTCTTGTGGTTCTGGTGGCCTTCAAATCACTCTCCCTAGCTTTTTATGCACTAATTCCTATTCTCACAGGGGTTATGGCAAACTATGTCTTCATGTACTTCTTCAATATCCCGTTCGACATGATCACGGTGAGTTTTGCAGCTGTGGCAGTTGGAGCGGGAATTGATGATGCTATCCACTTCCTTATACGATACAAGAATAAGCTTGCTGAAGGGAAACAGTCGATAGAAATTATGTTGTCTGAGACAATCAAGGAGACAGGGCGGCCTATCATCCTCACTACCCTGTCCATTGTTGCTGGAATGATGATGTTTCTGTTTGCCAGCTATACCCCGGTACGTTACTTCGGAAGCCTAATGAGTATTGCCCTGCTCAACTGCATGCTTGCCACCTTGGTGGTTATGCCTTCGGTCATTACGCTTACCACTCGTATCAAGCGTCGTCTTACACACTGA